Proteins encoded by one window of Modestobacter marinus:
- a CDS encoding MazG family protein, which translates to MPVALLLTVSPRLPGLLAAAGWRAVTSAPAVLALPGASASAAALRAEGIAVTDVPDRAAAAAAAPGAVLLATAEEAEGWEGVPRVAGAPEPPGARLLDVVAVMDRLRSPGGCPWDAEQTHASLRGYLLEEAHEAYDAIVDDDPVAMREELGDVLLQVAFHARVAAEAGPDRRFDVDDLAGDLVDKLVRRHPHVFSDAGPRDVAAVERGWDEIKRTEKQRRSPTEGVSRSQPASSWGAALAGRAARAGLPTPPAAELTAVDPAELGEQLLGLVVAARQRGWDAEDVLRTAVRRYADELDAAAHARADG; encoded by the coding sequence GTGCCCGTCGCGCTCCTGCTCACCGTCAGCCCCCGCCTCCCCGGACTGCTCGCCGCCGCCGGCTGGCGGGCGGTCACCTCCGCCCCGGCCGTGCTCGCGCTGCCCGGTGCCTCCGCTTCCGCCGCGGCGTTGCGGGCGGAGGGGATCGCGGTGACCGACGTCCCGGACCGCGCCGCGGCCGCCGCGGCGGCCCCGGGTGCGGTCCTGCTGGCCACCGCCGAAGAGGCCGAGGGCTGGGAGGGGGTCCCGCGGGTCGCGGGTGCCCCGGAACCGCCCGGTGCGCGGCTGCTGGACGTCGTCGCGGTGATGGACCGGCTGCGCTCGCCCGGCGGCTGCCCCTGGGACGCCGAGCAGACCCACGCCTCGCTCCGCGGCTACCTGCTGGAGGAGGCGCACGAGGCCTACGACGCGATCGTCGACGACGACCCCGTGGCGATGCGCGAGGAGCTGGGCGACGTGCTGCTCCAGGTCGCCTTCCACGCCCGGGTCGCCGCCGAGGCCGGCCCGGACCGGCGGTTCGACGTCGACGACCTGGCCGGTGACCTGGTCGACAAGCTCGTCCGCCGGCACCCGCACGTCTTCTCCGACGCCGGCCCCCGGGACGTCGCGGCGGTGGAGCGCGGCTGGGACGAGATCAAGCGGACCGAGAAGCAGCGCCGCTCGCCGACCGAGGGGGTCTCCCGCTCGCAGCCGGCCAGCTCCTGGGGCGCGGCCCTGGCCGGGCGGGCCGCGCGGGCCGGGCTGCCCACCCCGCCGGCCGCGGAGCTGACCGCCGTCGACCCGGCCGAGCTCGGGGAGCAGCTGCTCGGGCTGGTCGTCGCCGCCCGGCAGCGCGGGTGGGACGCCGAGGACGTGCTGCGCACCGCGGTCCGCCGCTACGCCGACGAGCTCGACGCCGCCGCGCACGCCCGCGCCGACGGCTGA
- a CDS encoding peptidylprolyl isomerase, translating to MPSRRLLAVLLVGAAGVGGLAGCRTSPDVAAYVGDEQVTVAELDDAVDTRLADPAIAAYAAGDEVGYTRQVLSLQVGAELHDEVARRWGVEVSDADVRERIAELLGGADPEAVFAQVAQQQGANEADVVENVRQQLVRQRAAVAAGLAEPSEEALREQYEQVRAGLAQVQLGLVTVPDQATADAVLAQLTADPAGYPALAAQYAGPNTLPQIEARAPADLPPVLAEPIATTPPGQGFTLPLPEAGGVVVGFVRDVAVLTFEEVRPQLAEQAAAAAAEAGAALVTEVRDDLDLVVNPRFGVLEDGRVVAADGGVVQLLGDAGDDAAGVAGD from the coding sequence GTGCCGAGCCGCAGACTCCTCGCCGTCCTGCTCGTGGGTGCCGCCGGCGTGGGTGGCCTGGCGGGGTGCCGCACGTCCCCGGACGTCGCCGCCTACGTCGGTGACGAGCAGGTGACCGTCGCCGAGCTGGACGACGCGGTCGACACCCGGCTCGCCGACCCCGCCATCGCCGCGTACGCCGCCGGCGACGAGGTGGGCTACACCCGCCAGGTGCTGAGCCTGCAGGTCGGCGCGGAGCTGCACGACGAGGTGGCCCGGCGCTGGGGCGTCGAGGTGTCGGACGCCGACGTGCGGGAGCGGATCGCCGAGCTGCTCGGCGGCGCCGACCCGGAGGCGGTCTTCGCGCAGGTCGCCCAGCAGCAGGGCGCCAACGAGGCCGACGTGGTCGAGAACGTCCGCCAGCAGCTGGTCCGCCAGCGCGCCGCGGTCGCCGCCGGGCTCGCCGAGCCCTCCGAGGAGGCGCTGCGGGAGCAGTACGAGCAGGTCCGCGCCGGCCTCGCGCAGGTGCAGCTCGGCCTGGTGACGGTGCCCGACCAGGCGACCGCCGACGCCGTGCTGGCCCAGCTGACCGCCGACCCGGCCGGCTACCCGGCGCTGGCCGCCCAGTACGCCGGGCCCAACACCCTGCCGCAGATCGAGGCCCGCGCCCCGGCCGACCTGCCGCCGGTGCTGGCCGAGCCGATCGCCACCACGCCCCCCGGGCAGGGCTTCACCCTGCCGCTGCCGGAGGCCGGCGGCGTGGTGGTCGGCTTCGTCCGCGACGTCGCCGTCCTCACGTTCGAGGAGGTGCGCCCGCAGCTGGCCGAGCAGGCCGCCGCCGCGGCCGCGGAGGCCGGCGCCGCGCTGGTGACCGAGGTGCGCGACGACCTCGACCTGGTGGTCAACCCGCGCTTCGGCGTCCTGGAGGACGGGCGGGTGGTCGCCGCGGACGGCGGCGTCGTGCAGCTCCTGGGGGACGCCGGGGACGACGCCGCCGGGGTTGCCGGAGACTGA
- the mfd gene encoding transcription-repair coupling factor, with product MTSVSLRGVLDVVLSDAGVASVVAKAGAADLSVTAPPPVQPLVAAALAAPAPGADVPVLVVTAGERDADALAAVLRCFVPDRRVEVFPAWETLPHERLSPRADTVGRRLAVLRDLTHPGDNGRVDVLVAPVRSVLQPLAPGLGDLVPVELAPGQTAELDTVAQALSDAAYTRVELVEKRGEFAVRGGLLDVFPPTEQHPVRVEFWGDEVDELRYFSAADQRSLDERPDRLWAPPCRELLLTADVRARAVQLGVDHPELAEVTGKLAEGIAVEGMESLIPALIGGSQMQLLTDLVAPGTHVLVCDPERVRSRSADLVRTAEEFLAASWQTAAEAGQAPIDLGASSFRDLADVQDAARARGLPWWTTGTFTLSPDDDEQHVTLDATGVERFHGDQARAFDQLRSWGRDGWRVALTFAGPGPAQRAADQLTEADLGARLVPGIEAAPTAGPTLITQGNLEAGFTFPAVGLALVTEGDLTGQRGTSMKDATKMPARRRNAVDLVQLQPGDLVVHEQHGVGRYVEMVSRTVHGGQRDYLIVEYAPGKRNQPPDRLFVPTDSLDQLTRYVGGEAPALSKLGGADWQKTKNQARKAVKQIAAELIRLYSARMASKGHAFGPDTVWQRELEDAFPFTETPDQLAAIDEVKADMSQPVPMDRIICGDVGYGKTEIAVRAAFKAVQDGKQVGVLVPTTLLANQHFKTFSERFAQFPVTVAVLSRFQSKAESDEVLRKLADGEIDVLVGTHRLLQPTTRFKDLGLVIVDEEQRFGVEHKEYLKSVRTAVDVLSMSATPIPRTLEMSLTGIREMSTILTPPEERHPVLTYVGAWEDKQMAAAIRRELLRDGQVFVIHNRVQSIDKAAAKIRNLVPEARVAVGHGQMKEHELEKIMVGFWEKEYDVLVATTIVESGLDIPNANTLIVDRADTFGLSQLHQIRGRVGRGRERAYAYFTYDPSRPLTETSVDRLTTIAHNTDLGAGMAVAMKDLEIRGSGNLLGGEQSGHIAGVGFDLYVRLVGEAVSDYRAQATGESPAVEPAEVRVDLPVDAHLPHDYVPGERLRMEAYRKVASVQDDDQAQAVLDELTDRYGAAPAPVLNLLAVARFRAAMRRLGVTEVSMQGRNVRVGPVELRESQVMKLSRLAEGATYKDAVRTVSIKVPVGPDRRTPLRDVALLEKLHALLSSVLEQPVAVAS from the coding sequence GTGACCTCCGTGAGCTTGCGCGGCGTGCTCGACGTCGTCCTGTCCGACGCCGGCGTTGCCTCCGTGGTGGCGAAGGCGGGCGCGGCCGACCTGTCCGTCACCGCACCGCCGCCGGTCCAGCCGCTGGTGGCGGCGGCGCTGGCCGCACCGGCCCCCGGTGCGGACGTGCCGGTGCTGGTCGTGACGGCGGGGGAGCGGGACGCCGACGCGCTCGCCGCGGTGCTGCGCTGCTTCGTCCCGGACCGGCGGGTGGAGGTCTTCCCCGCCTGGGAGACGCTGCCGCACGAGCGGCTCAGCCCCCGCGCCGACACCGTCGGCCGCCGGCTGGCCGTGCTGCGCGACCTGACCCACCCCGGGGACAACGGCAGGGTCGACGTGCTGGTCGCCCCGGTGCGCAGCGTCCTGCAGCCGCTCGCCCCCGGGCTGGGCGACCTGGTGCCCGTGGAGCTGGCGCCGGGCCAGACCGCCGAGCTGGACACGGTGGCCCAGGCGCTCTCCGACGCCGCCTACACCCGGGTCGAGCTGGTCGAGAAGCGCGGGGAGTTCGCCGTCCGCGGCGGCCTGCTCGACGTCTTCCCGCCCACCGAGCAGCACCCGGTGCGGGTGGAGTTCTGGGGCGACGAGGTCGACGAGCTGCGCTACTTCTCCGCCGCCGACCAGCGCTCGCTGGACGAGCGGCCCGACCGGCTGTGGGCCCCGCCGTGCCGCGAGCTGCTGCTCACCGCCGACGTCCGGGCCCGCGCCGTCCAGCTGGGGGTCGACCACCCGGAGCTCGCGGAGGTCACCGGCAAGCTCGCCGAGGGCATCGCCGTGGAGGGCATGGAGTCGCTGATCCCGGCGCTCATCGGTGGTTCCCAGATGCAGCTGCTCACCGACCTGGTGGCACCGGGCACGCACGTGCTGGTCTGCGACCCCGAGCGGGTGCGCAGCCGGTCCGCCGACCTGGTGCGCACGGCCGAGGAGTTCCTCGCCGCCTCCTGGCAGACCGCGGCCGAGGCCGGCCAGGCACCGATCGACCTCGGCGCCTCCTCCTTCCGCGACCTCGCCGACGTCCAGGACGCCGCCCGGGCCCGGGGTCTGCCCTGGTGGACGACCGGCACCTTCACCCTCTCCCCGGACGACGACGAGCAGCACGTCACCCTGGACGCCACCGGGGTCGAGCGCTTCCACGGCGACCAGGCGCGCGCCTTCGACCAGCTGCGCAGCTGGGGCCGCGACGGCTGGCGGGTCGCGCTGACCTTCGCCGGCCCCGGCCCCGCCCAGCGCGCGGCCGACCAGCTCACCGAGGCCGACCTGGGCGCCCGGCTGGTGCCCGGCATCGAGGCCGCGCCCACCGCGGGGCCGACGCTGATCACCCAGGGCAACCTGGAGGCCGGCTTCACCTTCCCGGCCGTGGGCCTGGCGCTGGTCACCGAGGGCGACCTCACCGGCCAGCGCGGCACCTCGATGAAGGACGCCACCAAGATGCCGGCCCGCCGGCGCAACGCCGTCGACCTGGTCCAGCTGCAGCCCGGTGACCTGGTGGTGCACGAGCAGCACGGCGTCGGCCGGTACGTGGAGATGGTCAGCCGCACCGTGCACGGCGGGCAGCGCGACTACCTGATCGTCGAGTACGCGCCGGGCAAGCGGAACCAGCCGCCGGACCGGCTGTTCGTGCCCACCGACTCCCTGGACCAGCTGACCCGCTACGTCGGCGGCGAGGCGCCCGCGCTGTCCAAGCTCGGCGGTGCCGACTGGCAGAAGACGAAGAACCAGGCCCGCAAGGCGGTCAAGCAGATCGCCGCGGAGCTCATCCGGCTGTACTCGGCCCGGATGGCGTCCAAGGGCCACGCCTTCGGGCCGGACACCGTCTGGCAGCGCGAGCTGGAGGACGCCTTCCCGTTCACCGAGACCCCCGACCAGCTGGCCGCGATCGACGAGGTCAAGGCGGACATGTCCCAGCCGGTGCCGATGGACCGGATCATCTGCGGCGACGTCGGCTACGGGAAGACCGAGATCGCGGTGCGGGCGGCGTTCAAGGCCGTGCAGGACGGCAAGCAGGTCGGCGTCCTGGTGCCGACGACGCTGCTGGCCAACCAGCACTTCAAGACCTTCTCCGAGCGGTTCGCGCAGTTCCCGGTGACGGTGGCGGTGCTGTCCCGGTTCCAGTCGAAGGCCGAGTCCGACGAGGTGCTGCGCAAGCTGGCCGACGGGGAGATCGACGTCCTGGTCGGCACCCATCGGCTGCTGCAGCCGACCACCCGGTTCAAGGACCTGGGGCTGGTCATCGTCGACGAGGAGCAGCGCTTCGGTGTCGAGCACAAGGAGTACCTGAAGAGCGTCCGGACGGCGGTCGACGTGCTGTCGATGTCGGCCACCCCGATCCCGCGCACCCTGGAGATGAGCCTCACCGGCATCCGGGAGATGTCGACGATCCTCACCCCGCCGGAGGAGCGGCACCCGGTGCTGACCTACGTCGGTGCGTGGGAGGACAAGCAGATGGCCGCGGCGATCCGCCGGGAGCTGCTCCGCGACGGCCAGGTGTTCGTCATCCACAACCGGGTGCAGTCGATCGACAAGGCGGCGGCGAAGATCCGCAACCTGGTGCCCGAGGCCCGGGTGGCGGTCGGCCACGGCCAGATGAAGGAGCACGAGCTCGAGAAGATCATGGTCGGCTTCTGGGAGAAGGAGTACGACGTCCTCGTCGCCACCACGATCGTGGAGTCGGGCCTGGACATCCCCAACGCCAACACCCTGATCGTCGACCGGGCCGACACCTTCGGCCTCTCCCAGCTGCACCAGATCCGCGGCCGGGTCGGCCGTGGCCGGGAGCGGGCCTACGCCTACTTCACCTACGACCCCTCGCGGCCGCTGACCGAGACCTCGGTCGACCGGCTGACCACCATCGCGCACAACACCGACCTCGGGGCCGGCATGGCGGTGGCGATGAAGGACCTGGAGATCCGCGGCTCGGGCAACCTGCTCGGCGGCGAGCAGTCCGGGCACATCGCCGGCGTCGGCTTCGACCTGTACGTGCGGCTGGTCGGCGAGGCGGTCAGCGACTACCGGGCCCAGGCGACCGGGGAGTCCCCGGCCGTGGAGCCGGCCGAGGTCCGGGTCGACCTGCCGGTCGACGCGCACCTGCCGCACGACTACGTGCCCGGCGAGCGGCTGCGGATGGAGGCCTACCGCAAGGTCGCCAGCGTCCAGGACGACGACCAGGCCCAGGCCGTGCTCGACGAGCTCACCGACCGCTACGGCGCCGCACCCGCCCCGGTGCTCAACCTGCTGGCCGTGGCCCGGTTCCGCGCGGCCATGCGCCGGCTCGGGGTCACGGAGGTGTCGATGCAGGGCCGCAACGTCCGGGTCGGTCCGGTGGAGCTCCGCGAGTCGCAGGTGATGAAGCTGTCCCGGCTGGCCGAGGGGGCCACCTACAAGGACGCGGTGCGCACCGTGTCGATCAAGGTGCCGGTCGGCCCGGACCGGCGCACGCCGCTGCGGGACGTCGCCCTGCTGGAGAAGCTGCACGCGCTGCTGTCCTCGGTCCTGGAGCAGCCCGTCGCCGTCGCCTCCTGA
- a CDS encoding adenylyltransferase/cytidyltransferase family protein, which translates to MTVTGYAPGAYDLFHIGHLNVLKHAAEHCDRLVVGVVSDEMLLQAKGRLPVIPLAERMEIVRALRFVDDVHAEVVPEKIDTWREVRFDVLFKGDDWRGTAKGAKLERDFAAVGVRVQYFPYTVHTSSTILRRALATIDAQEPVGRGARALTS; encoded by the coding sequence ATGACCGTGACCGGCTACGCGCCCGGCGCGTACGACCTGTTCCACATCGGCCACCTCAACGTCCTCAAGCACGCCGCGGAGCACTGCGACCGGCTCGTCGTCGGCGTCGTGTCCGACGAGATGCTGCTGCAGGCCAAGGGGCGGCTGCCGGTGATCCCGCTGGCCGAGCGGATGGAGATCGTCCGCGCCCTGCGCTTCGTCGACGACGTGCACGCCGAGGTCGTGCCGGAGAAGATCGACACCTGGCGCGAGGTGCGGTTCGACGTCCTGTTCAAGGGCGACGACTGGCGGGGCACCGCCAAGGGCGCGAAGCTCGAGCGCGACTTCGCCGCGGTCGGCGTCCGGGTGCAGTACTTCCCGTACACGGTGCACACCTCCAGCACGATCCTGCGCAGGGCGCTGGCCACCATCGACGCCCAGGAGCCGGTGGGCCGCGGAGCCCGCGCCCTGACCTCCTGA
- a CDS encoding low molecular weight phosphatase family protein, with amino-acid sequence MTAPAARSGTPFGVLVVCTGNVCRSPVAEALLREQLGPVADVTVASAGLSALTGAGLDAGAAAALGDPLPDFRARQVTPEGVSEADLVLTMTRVHRSELVQQAPLALRRTFSLREFAALAGLAVDEGHVAGAGPAERLATLTAAAPRLRSRRVPGPDDDVEDPYGRSPEDHARAVRRIREAVATVAAAAGAPRTRAADGAVRA; translated from the coding sequence GTGACCGCGCCTGCCGCCCGGTCGGGGACCCCCTTCGGCGTCCTCGTGGTGTGCACGGGCAACGTGTGCCGCTCACCGGTCGCCGAGGCGCTGCTGCGCGAGCAGCTCGGCCCGGTGGCCGACGTGACGGTGGCCAGCGCCGGGCTGTCCGCGCTGACCGGCGCCGGGCTGGACGCCGGGGCGGCCGCGGCGCTCGGCGACCCGCTGCCCGATTTCCGGGCCCGGCAGGTCACTCCCGAAGGCGTGTCTGAGGCCGACCTCGTCCTCACCATGACCCGGGTCCACCGGTCGGAGCTGGTGCAGCAGGCGCCGCTGGCGCTCCGCCGCACCTTCAGCCTCCGCGAGTTCGCGGCCCTGGCCGGGCTCGCCGTCGACGAGGGGCACGTCGCGGGCGCCGGACCGGCCGAGCGGCTGGCGACGCTGACCGCGGCCGCCCCCCGGCTGCGCAGCCGGCGGGTGCCCGGCCCGGACGACGACGTCGAGGACCCCTACGGCCGGTCGCCGGAGGACCACGCACGCGCGGTGCGGCGGATCCGGGAGGCCGTGGCGACGGTGGCAGCCGCCGCCGGTGCACCCCGCACGCGCGCCGCGGACGGCGCGGTCCGGGCGTGA
- a CDS encoding polysaccharide biosynthesis tyrosine autokinase, which produces MELGELMAVLRRRWRWATAAALVGLLAGLAWALTTAPTYRSTASVYFSLQYGDTASDLVQGSTFTQNQVTSYAELATTPAVLQPVIDELGLPMGVSALAGRVQASAPVDTVIVEVAVTDTSAVRSARIADAVVDTLSRTVEELAPEDADGEPTVQATTVAPAEVPVRPAAPNTTLYALAGLVAGLVLGCALLLLRAALDTRVRDTGTLAALTDRPLIGTIGAVRTKGTERPVVVEADPHAPQAESFRQLRTNLQFLSLPGVRTDGAGGRVLLVTSAVAAEGKSTVSANLAAALAETGARVLLVDADLRRPSLDGVLGIEGSVGLTSVLLGHAAVADVAQDWGSSGLQVLAAGPLPPNPTELLGSPAMAAVLDQLRGTYDHVVLDSAPLLPVADGAVLSRVADGVVLVVNAVRARRAQVTESLQVLETVRATVLGVVLNQVERKEQAYDYRPRHGVAGSAPTRVPAPVLAAPTAGSAGLRGRP; this is translated from the coding sequence ATGGAACTCGGTGAGCTGATGGCGGTGCTGCGGCGCCGGTGGCGGTGGGCGACCGCGGCGGCGCTCGTCGGTCTGCTGGCCGGGCTGGCCTGGGCCCTGACCACCGCGCCGACCTACCGGTCCACGGCCAGCGTCTACTTCTCCCTCCAGTACGGCGACACCGCCTCCGACCTGGTGCAGGGCTCGACGTTCACGCAGAACCAGGTGACCTCCTACGCCGAGCTGGCCACCACCCCGGCCGTGCTCCAGCCGGTCATCGACGAGCTGGGACTGCCGATGGGCGTGTCGGCGCTGGCCGGTCGGGTGCAGGCCTCCGCGCCGGTGGACACCGTGATCGTGGAGGTCGCGGTGACCGACACCTCCGCCGTCCGCAGCGCCCGCATCGCCGACGCCGTGGTGGACACGCTGTCCCGCACCGTCGAGGAACTCGCGCCGGAGGACGCCGACGGGGAGCCGACCGTGCAGGCGACCACCGTCGCCCCGGCCGAGGTGCCGGTGCGACCGGCGGCGCCGAACACGACCCTGTACGCGCTCGCCGGGCTCGTCGCGGGGCTCGTGCTGGGCTGCGCCCTGCTGCTGCTCCGCGCGGCACTGGACACCCGGGTACGGGACACCGGGACGCTGGCCGCCCTCACCGACCGGCCGCTCATCGGCACGATCGGCGCCGTCCGCACGAAGGGGACGGAGCGCCCCGTGGTCGTCGAGGCGGACCCGCACGCCCCGCAGGCGGAGTCCTTCCGGCAGCTGCGCACCAACCTGCAGTTCCTGTCCCTGCCCGGGGTGCGGACCGACGGGGCCGGCGGTCGGGTGCTGCTGGTCACCTCCGCGGTGGCGGCCGAGGGCAAGTCCACCGTCTCGGCCAACCTCGCCGCAGCGCTGGCCGAGACGGGTGCCCGGGTGCTGCTGGTGGACGCCGACCTCCGGCGGCCGTCGCTGGACGGCGTCCTGGGCATCGAGGGCTCCGTCGGGTTGACCTCCGTGCTGCTGGGCCACGCCGCGGTGGCCGACGTGGCCCAGGACTGGGGGTCCTCGGGGCTCCAGGTGCTGGCGGCCGGACCGCTGCCGCCGAACCCCACGGAGCTGCTCGGGTCCCCGGCGATGGCCGCGGTGCTGGACCAGCTGCGCGGCACCTACGACCACGTGGTCCTCGACAGCGCACCGCTGCTCCCGGTCGCCGACGGCGCCGTGCTCTCCCGCGTCGCCGACGGCGTCGTCCTGGTCGTCAACGCCGTGCGGGCCCGCCGGGCCCAGGTGACCGAGAGCCTCCAGGTGCTGGAGACGGTCCGGGCCACCGTGCTCGGCGTGGTCCTGAACCAGGTCGAACGCAAGGAGCAGGCCTACGACTACCGGCCCCGCCACGGTGTCGCCGGCAGCGCCCCGACCCGGGTCCCGGCACCGGTCCTGGCTGCCCCGACCGCCGGCAGCGCCGGGCTACGCGGCCGGCCGTGA